In Reichenbachiella agarivorans, one genomic interval encodes:
- a CDS encoding type II toxin-antitoxin system RelE/ParE family toxin: protein MEKKIVWNTRPSKSFASALKNISLESYQNAELVEAAVLSAIEGIQEQPERYPPDKFKSENKGDHRAFETHSYRVAYRVTDTQIRILRIRHVKQEPKPY from the coding sequence ATGGAGAAAAAAATAGTCTGGAACACAAGACCCTCAAAGTCTTTTGCTAGCGCACTTAAAAATATCAGTCTAGAATCTTATCAAAATGCTGAACTAGTTGAAGCCGCAGTTTTATCTGCGATTGAAGGGATACAAGAACAACCAGAACGATATCCCCCAGATAAGTTTAAATCAGAGAATAAAGGAGATCATAGAGCTTTTGAAACACATAGTTATAGAGTAGCTTATCGGGTAACAGATACTCAAATACGAATATTGAGAATCCGTCACGTCAAACAAGAACCCAAACCATATTAG
- a CDS encoding RHS repeat domain-containing protein, with product MTEAAAEDGTDVDHEHLSHSITIAEAGYVYIYLSNENGTTDPIDVFFDDFKVVQQHTPIVQKDDYYPFGLTFNSYSSGIENLFKFNGKEELEETGWYDYGARMLDPSLARWFNIDPLADRYKNLSPYNYVANNPLKYVDPDGKEIRFADNKSTNLLFKMRVVANMAASFVLSKKARSNIKTLMGKDANLHVIQNNSGRKSKVVPAGLEKWENDRPEPPKVEFNENGDMVFPEGDGQKEIDEWRGNKPANNHNNGEGDGTLIRLDLDQMKDFQKKGDIINVGTGIDHEISHAVAIEKGKAGKTAPEEEQRAVNETDVIRTEKNRFRIFNKIEKRDTYDRTY from the coding sequence GTGACAGAGGCAGCAGCTGAGGATGGGACAGATGTCGATCATGAACATTTGTCTCACAGCATCACGATAGCAGAAGCAGGATATGTCTATATTTACCTATCGAACGAAAACGGCACGACCGATCCGATCGATGTGTTCTTTGACGATTTCAAAGTAGTACAGCAGCACACACCCATTGTGCAGAAGGATGATTACTATCCTTTTGGGCTTACTTTTAACTCGTATTCGAGCGGTATTGAAAATCTTTTTAAGTTCAACGGGAAAGAGGAACTGGAAGAGACTGGGTGGTATGATTATGGGGCTAGGATGTTAGATCCATCGTTAGCTAGATGGTTCAATATTGATCCATTAGCTGATAGGTATAAAAATTTGTCACCATACAATTATGTAGCTAATAACCCTTTGAAATATGTTGATCCCGATGGGAAAGAAATTCGGTTTGCAGACAATAAATCTACGAATTTGTTATTCAAAATGAGGGTGGTTGCAAATATGGCTGCGAGTTTTGTTTTGTCAAAAAAAGCTAGGTCTAACATTAAAACTCTAATGGGGAAGGATGCAAATTTACACGTAATCCAAAATAACAGTGGAAGGAAAAGCAAGGTAGTACCAGCTGGATTGGAGAAATGGGAAAATGATAGACCAGAACCACCAAAAGTTGAGTTTAATGAAAATGGAGATATGGTTTTTCCAGAGGGCGATGGACAAAAAGAGATAGATGAATGGAGGGGAAATAAACCAGCGAATAATCATAATAACGGAGAGGGCGATGGTACACTTATAAGATTGGATTTAGATCAAATGAAGGATTTCCAAAAGAAAGGTGATATAATAAACGTTGGAACAGGTATTGATCATGAAATTTCTCATGCAGTTGCAATCGAAAAAGGTAAAGCAGGAAAAACTGCCCCTGAAGAAGAACAAAGAGCCGTTAATGAAACTGATGTAATTCGGACAGAAAAAAACAGGTTCAGGATTTTTAATAAGATAGAAAAGAGAGACACATATGATAGAACATATTAA
- the glmS gene encoding glutamine--fructose-6-phosphate transaminase (isomerizing), with product MCGIVAYLGNQEAYPLIIKGLKRLEYRGYDSTGVSVHQDGQLQIFKKVGKVAELENSLAGKSLKSTIGIGHTRWATHGEPNDINAHPHFSSSKQLSIIHNGIIENYNALKKELISKGYSFVSETDTEVLITFIEDIKTHNNLSLEAAVRQALFTIEGAYAIVIMDQDNPDQLIAARKGSPMVLGIGKEEYFVASDATPIIEYTDEVVYLNDEEIAVINRDGFKITSIENEELTPYIQKVELELDEIEKGGYEHFMLKEIFEQPNSIADSMRGRLDAKNSKITLGGIREYADALTEANRIIIIACGTSWHSGLVAEYLFEEFCRIPVEVEYASEFRYRNPVINKGDVVIAISQSGETADTLAAIELAKSRGAIILGVVNVVGSSISRASHEGAYLHTGPEIGVASTKAFTGQLSVLIMIILSVAVRKKTITDARLKELLTDLACIPDKIRKVLASNDKIEYIASLFKDARNFLYLGRGYNFPVALEGALKLKEISYIHAEGYPAAEMKHGPIALIDEEMPVVVIATRDSSYDKIVSNIQEVKARKGIVIAVVTEGDVLIPKMADYVIEVPKCDEALMPLVSVVPLQLLSYHIAIMRGCNVDQPRNLAKSVTVE from the coding sequence ATGTGTGGTATAGTCGCTTATCTTGGTAATCAAGAAGCTTACCCTCTGATCATCAAAGGACTCAAAAGATTGGAATATCGTGGCTATGACAGTACAGGTGTCTCCGTACACCAGGATGGTCAGTTGCAGATATTTAAAAAGGTAGGGAAGGTTGCTGAGTTAGAGAATTCATTGGCAGGGAAGTCGTTGAAAAGCACGATTGGAATAGGACACACTCGTTGGGCAACGCATGGAGAACCAAACGATATCAATGCTCACCCACATTTCTCCAGCAGCAAGCAACTTTCGATCATCCACAATGGGATTATTGAAAATTACAATGCGCTCAAAAAGGAATTGATATCCAAAGGGTACTCTTTTGTAAGTGAGACGGATACAGAGGTGTTGATCACTTTCATCGAAGATATCAAAACACACAACAACCTTTCTCTAGAAGCTGCTGTTCGTCAGGCACTGTTTACCATTGAGGGAGCATATGCCATAGTGATCATGGATCAAGACAACCCTGATCAACTGATTGCCGCTAGGAAAGGTAGTCCCATGGTATTGGGTATAGGTAAGGAAGAATACTTTGTTGCATCAGATGCTACACCTATCATTGAATATACTGATGAAGTAGTATATCTGAACGACGAAGAAATTGCTGTAATCAACCGTGACGGGTTTAAGATCACAAGCATTGAGAATGAAGAACTCACACCCTACATCCAAAAGGTGGAGTTGGAGCTGGATGAAATCGAAAAGGGTGGATACGAGCATTTCATGCTCAAAGAGATATTTGAGCAGCCCAATTCGATCGCGGACAGTATGAGGGGTAGATTAGATGCCAAGAACTCAAAAATCACACTTGGAGGTATCAGAGAATATGCGGATGCTTTGACGGAGGCCAATCGAATCATCATCATCGCCTGCGGTACCAGCTGGCACTCTGGCTTGGTCGCAGAATATCTCTTCGAAGAATTCTGTAGAATCCCTGTTGAGGTAGAATATGCCTCTGAGTTTAGGTACCGAAACCCCGTTATCAATAAAGGAGATGTGGTGATTGCTATTTCTCAATCAGGAGAAACGGCCGATACTTTGGCTGCCATAGAGCTGGCCAAGTCGAGGGGGGCTATCATCCTAGGTGTGGTCAACGTAGTAGGGTCCTCTATCTCAAGAGCTTCACACGAAGGAGCCTATTTGCACACAGGCCCAGAGATAGGTGTGGCTAGTACAAAAGCATTTACAGGTCAACTTTCTGTTTTGATCATGATTATTCTGTCGGTGGCGGTCAGGAAAAAGACTATCACTGATGCTAGACTCAAAGAATTGTTGACAGACCTTGCTTGTATTCCTGACAAAATCAGAAAGGTATTGGCTAGCAATGATAAGATTGAATACATCGCCAGTCTCTTCAAAGACGCGCGCAACTTTTTGTACTTGGGTAGAGGGTACAATTTCCCAGTTGCTCTTGAAGGTGCTTTGAAGCTTAAGGAGATTTCTTATATCCATGCAGAAGGATACCCTGCCGCAGAGATGAAGCATGGGCCGATTGCTTTGATTGATGAAGAAATGCCAGTGGTGGTAATCGCGACAAGAGACAGTTCGTATGACAAGATCGTATCAAACATCCAAGAAGTCAAAGCAAGAAAGGGTATTGTCATAGCAGTAGTCACAGAGGGGGATGTTTTGATCCCCAAGATGGCAGATTACGTGATCGAAGTGCCAAAATGTGATGAAGCACTGATGCCGTTGGTTTCTGTCGTTCCTCTGCAATTGTTGAGCTATCACATAGCTATCATGCGAGGTTGCAATGTCGATCAGCCAAGAAATTTGGCCAAATCTGTGACTGTGGAGTAA
- a CDS encoding DUF4270 domain-containing protein gives MSLLDKNCLGLLTFAAFFIFSCEDPSEVGLGLDPDGVASGVFYEEIYLPAQNVFIDSLRTSGNTRLLVGSVTDDVYGKTSAMSYNQLSTTSGIQSLGFKLDTVSTSPLVVDTLWYSYVVDSTVLTLGYDYIHSKESIKAQTIRVYEVDDQLFSGVYYLSKFNTPILPLEAGNEFSFVPRLDSIVNETVDTVKFYLKREWGDRLFDIARQSNRATLLATDFKGIAIGGGDDNTSIIGFTSTGYTALNVHYHIVGPDSNKADSVYFDSLAVNFSLSASAAKYNKITTDRTGSLIGTGITNLGNFDVDDGNVYLNAAAGIYPKIDMQPLVDFLRGDEQELIQINNLEFELPTDGEETTLDEKVSQVRLYFVGDSTQINVQGLTTNDIYNTGVLKDIGYLTGALDLLSLAIDTTSFSYRGAATFFGHSIANGYIFAEPEDVNEEVYNKVVVMPVDLGKVNQTVIPKDGIKVKVFYSKPN, from the coding sequence ATGAGCTTGTTGGATAAAAATTGTTTAGGGCTGTTGACATTCGCAGCCTTTTTCATTTTTTCGTGTGAGGATCCTAGTGAAGTTGGCTTGGGATTGGATCCTGATGGCGTGGCATCAGGAGTTTTTTATGAAGAAATATACTTGCCTGCGCAAAATGTCTTTATTGATAGCCTTAGAACCAGTGGAAATACTAGGTTGTTGGTAGGGTCAGTCACGGATGATGTGTATGGCAAGACTAGTGCTATGTCGTACAATCAACTGTCTACGACATCTGGGATTCAAAGTCTAGGGTTCAAACTGGATACTGTATCTACGTCTCCATTGGTTGTAGATACACTTTGGTACTCTTATGTAGTGGATTCGACAGTATTGACTTTGGGGTATGATTATATCCATAGCAAGGAGTCTATAAAGGCGCAGACCATTCGTGTCTATGAAGTCGATGATCAACTATTTTCAGGTGTTTACTATTTGTCAAAATTTAACACGCCTATTTTACCTCTCGAAGCTGGAAATGAATTTTCGTTTGTACCGCGCTTAGATTCTATTGTGAATGAAACTGTGGATACTGTCAAGTTCTATTTGAAAAGGGAATGGGGCGATCGATTGTTTGATATTGCCAGACAATCTAATAGAGCTACTCTGCTTGCTACTGATTTCAAAGGTATTGCCATTGGAGGGGGAGATGATAATACGTCAATTATTGGGTTTACCTCTACAGGATATACTGCACTCAATGTGCATTATCATATCGTGGGACCAGATAGTAACAAAGCCGACTCAGTTTACTTCGATAGTCTTGCAGTTAATTTTTCGCTCTCTGCATCTGCTGCAAAGTATAATAAAATTACGACGGACCGAACAGGTAGTTTGATAGGTACAGGTATAACTAATCTTGGGAATTTCGATGTGGATGATGGCAATGTCTATCTCAATGCGGCAGCTGGTATTTATCCGAAAATCGATATGCAACCTCTTGTTGATTTTCTTCGTGGTGATGAGCAAGAACTGATTCAGATCAATAATTTGGAATTTGAACTGCCTACAGACGGAGAGGAAACTACGCTCGATGAAAAAGTGTCTCAAGTGAGACTTTATTTTGTGGGCGATAGCACTCAGATAAATGTCCAAGGTCTAACAACAAATGATATATACAATACTGGGGTTTTGAAAGATATTGGGTATTTGACAGGAGCACTGGATTTGTTGAGTTTGGCTATTGACACAACTAGTTTTTCTTATCGTGGTGCTGCCACATTTTTTGGTCATTCGATTGCTAACGGGTATATTTTCGCTGAACCAGAGGATGTAAATGAGGAAGTGTACAACAAAGTAGTGGTCATGCCAGTAGATCTGGGCAAAGTGAACCAAACAGTAATCCCAAAGGACGGGATCAAAGTAAAAGTATTTTATTCAAAACCTAATTAA